Proteins co-encoded in one Arthrobacter sp. ERGS1:01 genomic window:
- the rpsC gene encoding 30S ribosomal protein S3, which produces MGQKVNPHGFRLGITTDHRSHWFADSNKPGQRYKDFVKEDIQIRALMSTGMDRAGISKVEIERTRDRVRVDIHTARPGIVIGRRGAEADRIRGELEKLTGKQVQLNILEVKNPEADAQLVAQGIAEQLTSRVAFRRAMKKAMQSAQRTGSVKGIRVACAGRLGGAEMSRTEFYREGRVPLHTLRANIDYGFFEAKTVFGRIGVKVWIYKGDVTSKELAAQAAAAPARGRGPRRDGDDRGARGPRAGGDRRRNDRPERTEAAAAVEAPVAAEVAAPVAEGGQA; this is translated from the coding sequence GTGGGACAGAAAGTAAACCCGCACGGGTTCCGTCTCGGGATCACCACGGACCACCGTTCACACTGGTTCGCGGACAGCAACAAGCCCGGCCAGCGTTACAAGGACTTCGTAAAAGAAGACATCCAGATCCGTGCACTCATGTCCACGGGCATGGACCGCGCCGGTATTTCCAAGGTTGAGATCGAGCGCACCCGTGACCGTGTACGTGTGGATATCCACACCGCACGCCCCGGTATCGTCATCGGTCGCCGTGGAGCCGAAGCAGACCGCATCCGCGGCGAGCTCGAAAAGCTCACCGGCAAGCAGGTTCAGCTGAACATCCTGGAAGTAAAGAACCCGGAAGCAGACGCTCAGCTTGTTGCCCAGGGCATCGCCGAGCAGCTGACCTCTCGCGTGGCTTTCCGCCGCGCCATGAAGAAGGCCATGCAGTCCGCACAGCGCACCGGCAGCGTCAAGGGCATCCGTGTCGCTTGTGCCGGTCGTCTGGGCGGCGCTGAAATGTCCCGCACCGAGTTCTACCGCGAAGGTCGTGTGCCCCTGCACACCCTGCGCGCCAACATCGATTACGGCTTCTTCGAAGCCAAGACCGTGTTCGGCCGCATCGGTGTCAAGGTCTGGATCTACAAGGGCGATGTCACGAGCAAGGAACTGGCTGCTCAGGCAGCTGCCGCTCCTGCCCGTGGCCGTGGCCCGCGTCGTGACGGCGATGACCGCGGAGCCCGCGGTCCCCGTGCCGGTGGCGACCGTCGTCGTAACGACCGTCCGGAGCGCACCGAGGCTGCTGCCGCGGTTGAGGCTCCTGTAGCTGCAGAGGTTGCAGCTCCGGTAGCAGAAGGAGGACAGGCTTAA
- the rplV gene encoding 50S ribosomal protein L22 gives MEAKASARHLRVTPMKARRVVNLIRGKQANEALAILKFAPQAASEPVFKVVQSAVANARVLADRDSIAFNENDLYISEIFVDEGPTMKRFQPRAQGRAFQIKKRTSHVTVVVATPEKEEAR, from the coding sequence ATGGAAGCCAAGGCAAGTGCGCGTCATCTGCGCGTCACGCCTATGAAGGCCCGGCGCGTCGTCAACCTGATTCGTGGCAAGCAGGCGAATGAGGCATTGGCGATTCTGAAGTTTGCCCCCCAGGCAGCATCAGAGCCGGTATTCAAGGTAGTCCAGTCCGCAGTGGCTAACGCCCGCGTTCTGGCTGATCGCGACAGCATCGCGTTCAACGAAAATGATCTGTACATCAGCGAGATCTTCGTTGATGAAGGCCCGACCATGAAGCGGTTCCAACCGCGTGCACAGGGTCGCGCTTTCCAGATCAAGAAGCGCACCAGCCACGTCACCGTGGTTGTCGCTACCCCCGAGAAAGAGGAGGCTCGCTAA
- the rpsS gene encoding 30S ribosomal protein S19, with product MPRSLKKGPFVDQHLFVKVARENDKGTKNVIKTWSRRSMIIPDMLGHTIAVHDGRKHIPVFVTESMVGHKLGEFAPTRTFRGHVKDDRKGKRR from the coding sequence ATGCCACGTAGCCTGAAAAAGGGTCCCTTCGTTGACCAGCACCTCTTTGTAAAGGTAGCTAGGGAAAACGATAAGGGCACCAAGAACGTCATCAAGACCTGGTCCCGCCGATCGATGATCATCCCGGACATGCTGGGTCACACGATTGCCGTGCACGACGGTCGCAAGCACATCCCCGTGTTTGTTACCGAGTCGATGGTCGGGCACAAGCTCGGCGAATTCGCCCCCACGCGGACTTTCCGCGGCCATGTCAAGGACGACCGTAAGGGCAAGCGCCGCTAG
- the rplB gene encoding 50S ribosomal protein L2 codes for MGIRKYKPTTPGRRGSSVADFSEITRSTPEKSLVRPLPKKGGRNNTGRITTRHKGGGHKRQYRLIDFRRHDKDGVNARVAEIEYDPNRTARIALLHYVDGTKRYIIAPNKLKQGDFVEAGPEADIKPGNNLPLRNIPVGTVIHAVELRPGGGAKMARSAGASVQLVAKEGRFAQLRLPSGEIRNVDVRCRATIGEVGNAEQSNINWGKAGRMRWKGVRPTVRGVVMNPVDHPHGGGEGKTSGGRHPVNPNGKPEGRTRRPNKESDKLIVRRRRTGKNKR; via the coding sequence CGACTTCAGTGAAATCACGCGGTCGACGCCGGAGAAGTCTCTGGTCCGTCCCCTGCCCAAAAAGGGTGGCCGCAATAACACCGGTCGTATCACGACTCGTCACAAGGGTGGTGGCCACAAGCGCCAGTACCGCCTGATTGACTTCCGTCGTCACGACAAGGATGGCGTCAACGCCCGCGTTGCTGAGATCGAATACGATCCCAACCGCACCGCGCGCATTGCCCTCCTGCACTACGTTGATGGCACCAAGCGTTACATCATTGCTCCCAACAAGCTCAAGCAGGGCGACTTTGTTGAAGCCGGCCCCGAGGCCGACATCAAGCCTGGCAACAACCTGCCGTTGCGCAACATCCCCGTGGGTACTGTTATCCACGCTGTGGAGCTGCGTCCCGGTGGCGGTGCCAAGATGGCTCGCTCCGCTGGCGCTTCCGTTCAGCTCGTCGCCAAGGAAGGCCGTTTCGCCCAGCTGCGACTGCCCTCCGGCGAAATCCGCAACGTTGACGTCCGCTGCCGCGCGACGATCGGCGAGGTCGGCAACGCTGAGCAGTCGAACATCAACTGGGGTAAGGCCGGCCGTATGCGCTGGAAGGGCGTTCGCCCGACCGTGCGTGGTGTCGTGATGAACCCGGTTGACCACCCGCACGGTGGTGGTGAAGGTAAGACCTCCGGTGGACGTCACCCGGTCAACCCGAACGGTAAGCCTGAAGGCCGTACCCGCCGCCCCAACAAAGAGAGCGACAAGCTTATTGTTCGTCGCCGTCGTACTGGCAAGAACAAGCGATAG